Proteins encoded by one window of Aphidius gifuensis isolate YNYX2018 linkage group LG2, ASM1490517v1, whole genome shotgun sequence:
- the LOC122849911 gene encoding pre-mRNA-splicing factor Syf2, producing the protein MSEASGSVEKTASQKTVERILKLRDLHAKRNEARAQNHLEVLEEDKRKNLPTNWESRKRQAEWIMKDEAARKEAEEKGLNYERQQLLNLDATEAERIARKKNKKNPDTGFADYEQATIRQYTRLVRGIKPDMEKYEEEKAKLGPAFYGDKNTILHGLNPDKKDAIDRMVDDLEKQVARREKYSRRRTHNDDADIDYINERNAKFNSKLERFYGEHTRETKLNLERGTAI; encoded by the exons atgtcagaAGCATCAGGGTCTGTTGAAAAAACAGCTTCTCAGAAAACAGTTGAAAGAATTCTTAAGCTTCGTGATTTACATGCAAAAagg aatgaAGCTAGAGCACAAAATCACCTAGAAGTTCTTGAAGaggataaaagaaaaaacttacCAACAAATTGGGAGTCAAGAAAACGACAAGCTGAATGGATTATGAAAGATGAAGCTGCAAGAAAAGAAGCAGAAGAAAAA ggTTTAAATTATGAAAGACAACAGTTGTTAAATCTTGATGCAACTGAAGCTGAACGTATTgcacgtaaaaaaaataaaaaaaatccagatACTGGTTTTGCTGATTATGAACAAGCAACAATAAGACAATACACTAGATTAGTGAGAGGTATAAAACCAGacatggaaaaatatgaagaagaaaaagcaAAACTTGGTCCAGCTTTTTATggtgataaaaatacaatacttCATGGTTTAAATCCAGATAAAAAAGATGCTATTGATAGAATGGTTGATGATCTTGAAAAAca agTTGCAAGACGTGAAAAATACAGCAGAAGGAGAACTCACAATGACGATGCTGATATTGATTACATCAATGAAAGAAATGCTAAATTTAACAGCAAGCTTGAAAGATTTTATGGAGAACATACGAGAGAAACAAAACTCAATTTGGAAAGAGGAAcagctatttaa
- the LOC122850669 gene encoding zinc finger protein 346-like yields MSKINMIENPEVPGFEVSLPPMPPPPPPPIISRKHPNDLIKQTTLAVPSLPIAPGITLVDSQPILPNEQVGFDNILEPQSQVTPWWIPEENEEINNYQWLDNNQVNNVLNNINNDIKTNQKNVKRKIENVDAAEDAQLVACAQKELAALMEPLKCNLCNAIMNSTPQAKLHYDGKPHQKKVSMYLNQSVKKIKTDDVQVNSTSATKDNDSYCQTCKAWFTSQIDAAQHYAGKKHAKAIAAASKQESPKKIQSQVPVDQTCLLGIGLNFVPKETQNLLVKIYLFNQKPGATTYGGALRCELCGISTNRLDQLETHRRGTKHIKMVKQKGLLNNNGKVEENQIKTPAVNYAINRTPSGSYYCATCNKSFNCENSFIQHVDSKKHKNQLAIKSFTNQSTQAVVKNKNIKPK; encoded by the exons atgtcaaaaataaatatgattgaAAATCCAGAAGTCCCAG GTTTTGAAGTAAGTTTACCACCAAtgccaccacctccaccaccaccaataaTATCAAGAAAACATCCAAATGATTTGATTAAACAAACAACTTTAGCAGTTCCAAGCTTGCCCATTGCACCAGGAATAACACTCGTTGACAGTCAACCAATATTACCAAATGAACAAGTtggttttgataatattttagaacCACAAAGTCAAGTAACACCATGGTGGATACCagaagaaaatgaagaaataaacaattatcaatggcttgataataatcaagttaACAATGTCTTGAACAACATAAACAATGACattaaaacaaatcaaaaaaatgtaaaaagaaaaattgaaaatgttgaTGCTGCTGAAGATGCAC aaTTAGTTGCATGTGCCCAAAAAGAACTTGCTGCTCTTATGGAACCACTCAAGTGTAATCTTTGCAATGCAATT aTGAACTCAACACCTCAGGCTAAATTACATTATGATGGTAAACcacatcaaaaaaaagtatcaatgTATCTAAATcaaagtgttaaaaaaattaaaactgatGATGTACAAGTGAATAGTACTTCTGCAACTAAAGATAACGACTCATACTGTCAA aCATGTAAAGCATGGTTTACATCACAAATTGATGCAGCCCAACATTATGCTGGAAAAAAACATGCAAAAGCAATTGCTGCAGCATCAAAACAAGA aagtCCAAAGAAAATTCAAAGTCAAGTACCAGTTGACCAAACTTGTCTATTGGGTATAGGTTTAAATTTTGTACCTAAAGAAACACAAAATTTACttgttaaaatttacttgtttaATCAGAA ACCTGGAGCAACAACTTATGGTGGTGCATTACGTTGTGAACTTTGTGGTATATCAACAAATCGATTGGATCAATTAGAAACTCATAGACGAGGAACAAAACACATTAAAATGGTCAAACAAAAAGgactattaaataataatg GTAAAGTTGAAGAAAACCAGATAAAAACACCAGCTGTTAATTATGCAATTAATAGAACACCTTCag GTTCATATTATTGTGCAACATGCAATAAATCTTTTAACTGTGAAAATAGCTTCATTCAGCATGTAGAcagtaaaaaacataaaaatcaattggcTATTAAATCATTCACAAATCAATCAACACAAGCtgttgtaaaaaacaaaaatataaaaccaaaataa
- the LOC122849912 gene encoding protein PFC0760c-like: MTEGIQELDQDESLEIAEEDSINTSLSISISDECTNKSIKSSRNLDQLDINQTPLTHHDHHQHESKLIQENECLKYPDTRLGCKKSDVMSMASPDIPSSMKEFLAKEKLCQTNGLPKSEVENKDKDDTLCDLFASSAFSKYHSDLENATDEDFGSILEEMSKIAEELSPNSAPDRTKSGNSTKNQTEEEKSVEELLEEAEKLVRKNICLSKNSSGTDTVIQLFDKTNNNRVKMLEDDIFNIIEHGVDKKIHKKYIKSPKVDKKNTDSPDFHILFENLKLPLSLENQKKKFDDNKIEVSSSSDLDDPIERHSVSDDKNKLDKQHDDNENLQKELTDADKDFFDSLLRRSREKIEGGLTDSPSFDQEDFSHFIKILERQTDTNSNNNTNNPCEANDDNLKNEYPEKEITQILENEAKKINKAKNKHEFNDSDSSNDYSVKIKTTITNDTNKYVNKNKGEIIKVSNSQNDLYNVGLTPRLELFADEIPKLIAEKASTDKQQITDLQNDDKNKILNHDDKEITTVFSLSLNDDKNNNRKSSIQDDKKLIKKTKTLGPSKSYDQLPKPSTSFRSSLDDIRPTKSADVGKRINLYSKNPIQKSQLLTKNLSSYGSKVKFSIKPTLQKPTVLNKNSQRNKNPETIVKQSLANVETRKNYTKQDFEIMYQEEKHKNALLKNQIESEAKLYKQQIQSMRNSFEEELFALKKQTIIQKSKIDELSLNLNDNNSNKNQIAEINNSDNKIMLFEKELERQENVILTYENENKKLLIETKRLNEELKIQELKQLNKNKPIIVDDSVNDDKIKILTDQIKDLKEEILKLNIEITDLRAKNSDLIMNNDDLSQQISLSQEELSMFKQQLTTKDKFITERLKSMSIHEMETRRKMEELKIELTSKTEKLKLTKCEFDKFQNAIIPLENELIDLRTKEKSYIEKLSISKSHVEREKVLTQKLKDQVILDNKKILDLNRQVREMERILKRKNPDSVSALILTAKSDNEKLNLEKVKLLEDRIATLENENKANEFTNQEKLTELQAKFNEMKNKYSAQVYELEDKLNKSCIKDVKVKLDMSTQTIEKNMENKSVDARRDDKIDNKDDKKESKNIKAINLKSQNHKEDTHLVATIRGLQLELTNKDKTLLKLTKEIQELQKTNRRLQKEREKLLHDRRNNEKSRTIISHNKIHETNDHNSNIYNGQNKLTNSNQKLYDPLEYSENNNTASIEKLKLENDNLKIEINKINKDFDALKNRRLHDLNILQEEHEREIDNIVKEYSDKLFDSNIIKLQGQINTQASIISHLKGQIEKLRDYKEQVVVLKVEREHLENKIKILSEKNKYLTTPETQQLQYLQDKILILQQRHENREKTLQNLIRDLLRNKKQCNDCKDDNDKNKKLCYFRQELDNILVMLQGISSVH; the protein is encoded by the exons ATGACTGAAGGAATACAAGAACTTGATCAAGACGAAAGT CTTGAGATTGCTGAAGAGGACAGTATCAACACATCATTGAGTATCAGCATTAGTGATGAATGCACaaataaatctataaaatcatcaagaaaTTTAGATCAACTGGATATTAATCAGACACCATTGACAcatcatgatcatcatcaacatgaatcaaaattaatccaagaaaatgaatgtttaaaatatcCAGACACTCGTCTTGGTTGTAAAAAATCAGATGTTATGTCTATGGCATCACCAGACATTCCATCATCAATGAAAGAATTTCTTGCTAAAGAAAAACTCTGCCAGACAAAT GGATTACCAAAGAGTGAAGTGGAAAACAAGGACAAAGATGATACACTTTGTGATTTATTTGCTTCATCAGCATTTAGCAAATATCACTCAGATCTTGAGAATGCAACTGATGAAGATTTTGGTAGTATTTTAGAAGAAATGAGTAAAATTGCTGAAGAATTAAGTCCAAATTCAGCACCAGATCGTACAAAATCTggtaattcaacaaaaaatcaaacagaagaagaaaaatcagTTGAAGAACTTCTTGAAGAAGCTGAAAAATTAGTtcgtaaaaatatttgtttatcaaaaaattcatctggTACTGATACTgttatacaattatttgataaaacaaataataatcgtGTTAAAATGTTAGaagatgatatatttaatataattgaacatggtgttgataaaaaaatccataaaaaatatattaaaagtccaaaagttgataaaaaaaatacagatagtCCTGactttcatattttatttgaaaatttaaagctACCATTATCATtagaaaatcaaaagaaaaaatttgatgataataaaattgaagtaTCAAGTAGTTCAGATTTAGATGATCCAATTGAGCGACATTCAGTgtctgatgataaaaataaattagataaacaacatgatgataatgaaaatttacaaaaagaatTAACTGATGCtgataaagatttttttgatAGTTTATTACGTCGTTCAcgtgaaaaaattgaaggtGGATTAACAGATAGTCCAAGTTTTGATCAAGAAGACTTttcacattttattaaaatacttgaacGACAAACAGAtacaaatagtaataataatactaataatccATGTGAAgctaatgatgataatttaaagaatGAATATccagaaaaagaaataactcaaatattagaaaatgaagctaaaaaaattaataaagctaaaaataaacatgaattTAATGATTCTGATTCAAGCAATGATTAttctgttaaaataaaaacaacaataacgaatgacacaaataaatatgtcaataaaaataaaggtgaaataataaaagtatcaaattCACAAAATGATTTGTATAATGTTGGTTTAACACCACGTCTTGAATTATTTGCCGATGAAATACCAAAATTAATTGCTGAAAAAGCATCAACagataaacaacaaattaCAGATCtacaaaatgatgataaaaataaaatattaaatcatgatgataaagaaataACAACTGTATTTTCATTGagtttaaatgatgataaaaataacaatcgaAAGTCTTCAAttcaagatgataaaaaattgattaaaaaaactaaaacacTTGGACCATCAAAGAGTTATGATCAACTTCCAAAACCAAGTACTTCTTTTAGATCTTCACTTGATGATATTAGACCTACAAAATCAGCTGATGTTggtaaaagaattaatttatattcaaaaaatccaATACAAAAATCTCAATTGTTaacgaaaaatttatcatcatatggatcaaaagtaaaattttcaataaaaccaACATTACAAAAGCCAAcagtgttaaataaaaattcacaacGTAATAAAAATCCAGaaacaattgttaaacaaTCATTGGCTAATGttgaaacaagaaaaaattatacaaaacaaGATTTCGAAATAATGTATCAAGAAGAAAAGCATAAAAatgcattattaaaaaatcaaattgaatCAGAAGCAAAATTGtataaacaacaaatacaaagtatgagaaattcatttgaagaagaattatttgcattaaaaaaacaaacaataatacaaaaatctaaaattgatgaattatcattaaatttaaatgataataattcaaataaaaatcaaatagctgaaataaataattcagataataaaataatgttatttgaaaaagaaCTTGAAAGACaagaaaatgttattttaacatatgaaaatgagaataaaaagctactaattgaaacaaaaagacttaatgaagaattaaaaatacaagagttgaaacaattaaataaaaataagccaataattgttgatgacagtgttaatgatgataaaataaaaatattaacagatcaaataaaagatttaaaagaagaaattttaaaattaaatattgaaataactgATTTACGAGCTAAAAATTCTGATTTGATAATGAACAATGATGATTTGAGTCAACAAATAAGTTTATCACAAGAAGAATTGTCAATgtttaaacaacaattaacaacaaaagataaatttataactgaaAGATTAAAATCAATGAGTATACATGAAATGGAAACACGACGTAAAAtggaagaattaaaaattgaattaacaaGTAAAACTGAAAAgctaaaattaacaaaatgtgaatttgataaatttcaaaatgccATAATACCActtgaaaatgaattaattgatttacgtacaaaagaaaaaagttatattgaaaaattatcaatatcaaaaaGTCATGTTGAACGTGAAAAAGtattaacacaaaaattaaaagatcaagttattcttgataataaaaaaatacttgatttaaATCGTCAAGTTCGTGAAATGGAAAGAAtattaaaacgtaaaaatCCAGATTCAGTATCAGCTCTAATATTAACAGCAAAATCAGATAATGAAAagttaaatttagaaaaagttaAACTACTTGAAGATAGAATAGCAACActggaaaatgaaaataaagcaaatgaatttacaaatcaagaaaaattaacagaGTTACAagcaaaatttaatgaaatgaaaaataaatattcagcTCAAGTTTATGAGCTTgaggataaattaaataaatcatgtatTAAAGATGTCAAAGTTAAACTTGACATGTCAACtcaaacaattgaaaaaaatatggaaaataaatcaGTTGATGCTAGAcgtgatgataaaattgacaacaaagatgataaaaaagaatccaaaaatataaaagctataaatttaaaatcacaaaatCATAAAGAAGATACACATCTTGTTGCAACAATACGAGGATTACAATtagaattaacaaataaagataaaacattattaaaattaacaaaagaaatacaagaattacaaaaaacaaatcgtCGTTTACAAAAAGAAcgtgaaaaattattacatgatcgtcgtaataatgaaaaatcacgTACAATAATTAGTCACAATAAAATCCATGAAACAAATGAtcataattcaaatatttataatggacaaaataaattaacaaattcaaatCAAAAGCTATATGATCCACTTGAATattcagaaaataataatacagctagtattgaaaaattaaaattagaaaatgacaatttaaaaattgaaataaacaaaataaataaagattttgATGCATTAAAAAATCGTAGATTAcatgatttaaatattcttcaaGAAGAACATGAACgtgaaattgataatattgtcaAAGAATAcagtgataaattatttgattcaaatataattaaattacaaggACAAATAAATACCCAAGCATCAATAATATCACATTTAAAAGGACAAATTGAAAAGCTACGTGATTATAAAGAACAAGTTGTTGTGCTAAAAGTTGAAAGAGAacatttggaaaataaaattaaaattctaagtgaaaaaaataaatatttaacgacACCTGAAACACAACaattacaatatttacaagataaaatattaatattacaacaaCGTCATGAAAATCGTGAAAAAACATTGCAAAATTTAATACGTGATttgttgagaaataaaaaacaatgcaaTGATTGTAAAGatgacaatgataaaaataaaaaattgtgttatttTCGTCAAGAGCTAGATAATATTTTAGTCATGTTACAAGGAATATCAAGTGTCCATTGA
- the LOC122849910 gene encoding putative uncharacterized protein DDB_G0293878, with translation MEDNLQTNSVCRLCGIQTIDTTVVNLFDTDQRYLHQIHTIFPIYVHACEPLPKTMCHICCQRLDSTYKFYTAVLQTDNNFKEKLIWMKKSKTPFKKNGITMVTLDNNNIKTEVEERIDETDNIVMNNKSISPTNSLESVIELENSSSSNSIETIILTDSSESVSSNCDDEIIIENPNNPSTIKSQLINSQNSQNDKEIISLFKLKNKLEEFNNNNNNSDNIFNNSNNKKLQIDTIKKNLFLSPSTKCEKKKTIRTRDIENEIHDRQVQSNFILEIPNTIDNKNSHLKKKLSPILHLKNSINLFENRSPLRRPRNLLDKKKYKSKIDKNSHIKNIISMLKNDKKLQKHAEVKIDKLNIKKLDDNLKKSLINSTVDVKNCIKIEKYDDKSSNYSLRITKNGSIQKPMTKIVQKKYKLRANNEDKKELRSGKLLVIKSDDKCLNLKTKHNYICKLCCEKFSSREILRLHPCYCETR, from the exons ATGGAAgataatttacaaacaaattCTGTTTGTCGTTTGTGTGGGATACAGACAATTGATACAactgttgttaatttatttgatacagATCAAAGATATCTTCATCAAATCCACacaatttttccaatttac gtACATGCTTGTGAACCTCTGCCAAAAACAATGTGTCACATTTGTTGTCAACGACTTGATTCAACTTACAAATTTTACACAGCAGTTTTACAGACAGACAATAATTTCAAGGAGAAATTAATTTGGATGAAAAAGAGTAAAacaccatttaaaaaaaatggtattaCAATGGTCAcacttgacaataataatattaaaacagaaGTTGAAGAACGTATTGATGAAACTGATAATATTGTTATGAACAATAAAAGTATATCACCAACAAATTCACTTGAATCCGTAATTGAATTAGAAAATAGTAGTTCatcaaattcaattgaaacaataattttaacagaTTCAAGTGAATCAGTATCATCAAattgtgatgatgaaattatcattgaaaatccCAACAACCCTTCAACTATTAAAAgccaattaataaattcacaaaattcccaaaatgataaagaaataatatcattatttaaacttaaaaataaattagaagaattcaataataataataataattcagataatatatttaacaatagtaataataaaaaattacaaattgatactattaaaaaaaatttatttttatcaccatcaacaaaatgtgaaaaaaaaaaaacaataagaaCACgtgatattgaaaatgaaattcatgATCGTCAAGTAcagtcaaattttatattagaaataccaaatacaattgataataaaaattcacatttaaaaaaaaaattatcaccaatattacatttaaaaaattcaattaatttatttgaaaatagatCACCCCTACGTAGACCACGTAATttgttagataaaaaaaaatataaatctaaaattgataaaaatagtcatattaaaaatataataagtatgttaaaaaatgataaaaaattacaaaaacatGCTGaagttaaaattgataaattaaatattaaaaaacttgatgataatttaaagaagtcattaattaattcaacagttgatgttaaaaattgtattaaaattgaaaaatatgatgataaaagttcaaattattcattgagaataacaaaaaatggTTCAATACAAAAACCAATGACTAaaattgttcaaaaaaaatataaattacgtGCTAATAATGAGGATAAAAAAGAATTGAGGTCAGGAAAGTTACTTGTCATTAAGAGTGatgataaatgtttaaatttaaaaacaaaacataattaCATTTGTAAATTGTGCTGCGAAAAATTTAGTAGTAGAGAAATTCTTAGACTTCATCCATGCTACTGTGAGAcacgataa